A segment of the Synechococcus sp. CBW1002 genome:
AGGGCGTCTGCATCGAGCTGGGCACCACTGAGATCGGCGTCCCGCAGATCGGTGCCTTCCAGCTTGGCGCCGCGTAGATCAGCCCCGCGCAGCGACGCGCCCATCAGGGAGGAGAAGCTCAGGTCGGCCTGGCGCAGGTCGGCCCCATCGAGCTGAGCCCGGCTGAGGTTGGCGCGCTGCAGCCGCGCCTGCTGCAGGTCCGCATCGCGCAGATCGGCATGCACCAGATCGGCATCCTGGAGTCGGCATGCGGGGCAGGTCTTGCGATCGAGCAGTTGCATCAGCTGCTCCTGGTCGGCCGCCCAGCTCGGTGCGGCCGCAGCCGTCAGCAGAAAGGCGCCGATCATCGGAGCAACGATTCGGCCGTTCCGTCGTTGGGTCCGGATCATCGCCGCCGATGGGAGCAGTGCCGATCCGTCATAGCGGAATCCTGTCCATTTCCTAGCGGGATGGGGCCGGATTGGCCGGCGGGCTGGCGCTGCTGCCTGCTTCGCCTGCAGCAGTGGTCCCACTGCGGGGGGGACGTTCCTCCAGGCACCAGATCTTGCCCTTGCGGATCCATTCGTAAGACGCCGGCCAGAGCTGTTGCCGGGCCATGGCGGAGCGCAGCTGATTCAGGCAGGCCTGGCCACTGGAACACTGCTGCACGTTGTTGTTGTTGTAGCGCTCCACCGGTGGTTTGAGACTCTGGAAATAGCGCTCCTCCGGCAGACAGAAGCTGCCGGCGCTGGCGGCCGCAGGCATGCCCAGGCCCACGATCAGACTCAGAACCATCCGGTAACGCATCGGCTGGCTCACAGCACAACCGGCTGGAAGCCGCCACCGGGCGATGACGCGGCAGAACCTTCGCCAAAGATGAAATCCTCAGCCGCAAGCTCGGTGAAATATGGAAGCAGAATCGATGAACTGCCATAGGTGATCAGCGTATCGCGCTCGCTCTCGAACACGAAAAATCTGTTGCCCTGATCGGCCAGGGTGAGGCCGTTCCGAAACACGATGCGATCGCCTTCCGCCGGATTGAAATCAAAGATCACGTCATTCCCTTCTGCAAAGGTGTTGAAAATGAAGCGGTCGGCACCTCCCTGCGGCGCTAACGGGTCGGCACTGCGATCAGGGATGACATAGATGAATTCATCGGGTCCGAATGTGGCAAGCAGAGCGTCGGCCGGTGCGTAGTCTATGTTGTATTGATTCGCCAGCACCTTGAGGCTTTCAAAGCTCACTTTCGTGCCATTGCCTTCGGGCGGCGCACCTCCTGTCGCCTGATCAAAATCTTGCTGCAGAAGCTCAAAGGTCACCGGTTCAAAGCTGAACGGCCTTGGCTGGGAAGGATTCGGAGCAAAGAATCCGAAACTGTCATAGATGTCGAAAACATAGGGGTCATTGGCCAGGTCTGCGCTGAAGGTGAATTCCCAGTCGCCATACATGAAATCGTCGCTCTGCCCGCTGATCAGGTCGTCATTGCCTCCCGTCACCGGCCCGTAAACAGCGGCGGCATCTCCATACATCAAGGTCCGCGTCAAAAACAGGGGCACACCGGTGAGAACGTCGTTGCCGCCGCGGCTGTAGGGCTGCATCGTTGCAGCATCGCCGATCATTTCGGTGTAGTTGCCGTAGGCCTGCAGCAGGTCCTTCCCACCAGTGCCGTAGAGCTCCGTGCTGTCGCCCACCATGCGATCCGTCGAGCCGAAGCCGCCGATCAGTTGATCGTCTCCGCCAAAAGCCCCAACCCCAATGAAGCCGGAGTCGCCGATGAGATTATTCTGATTTTGCTTACCATTACCGGCCGAAAGATAATCGTTACCAAGACCTCCCGACAGCTGATCCGATCCTTTCTGACCAAAGATGCGGTCGTCGCCATCGGATCCAGCTCCCGTATCATTACCTCCCCTGAGATAAATCTTATAGCCGAGATTTGAGTTTACAACAACAACGTTATTCGGCTCGTTATCGAATTTGTATGTCGTTTTCCCCTTGGCATCCGGCCCTTTGATCTTGGTTTTCATGGCCTGAAGCGCCGCATTACGATGCATGGTAAGGGTCCCTGCAACACCCTGGCCGTCATCGGGGCATCAGAGCCTGGACCAGAGATGGCCACTGCAGGCAATGCCATGGAAGCAGTGTTGCCTGGCTGCTTGGTGACTGCTATCTGCGGGTCTGCTACCTGCGAGTCTGCTACCTGCAAGGCAGTGCCGATGGGTGGCCACGCCGCTCAATGTCTGCAGTCTGTGTTGTGTCTCAGCTGGTACGACCTGGAGACGAAGGATGTCCAGGAATCGAGGGCTTGGTGGAAAAACTGGAACAGATTCTGCGGATCTCCTGTCGACACTGTCTCAGGTGCTTCAGTGTCCGCTGCATTTCAGTCGGCGAGAGCCATTGGAAGCGGGCTCGTGTGTAGTGATGGCTGAGTTCCTGCAGGACGTTGGATAGGCGCGGCTCCCGTCTTCCAGCGCGTCTGCAGAACTGCTCCAAGGGCTCCGATCCGTGGGGTTTCAGACCTGCTGACTGCAGGGCCGCCAGGCATCGCTCCAGTTCCCGTCGATGGCGATCGGTTTGCGGGCCACGGTCGCGTAACCGCTGGGTCCATCGCAGGGCGGCCAGGCTGAGGGTCAGCGCCAGGCCCAGGCCCGCCAGCAGCAGGACCCCAAGCCACTGCCGCTGACGCCCCAGCAAGGTGTCGAGCAGGGCCTCCTGGCCCTCCCGATCAAAGCCCAGCCACCAGCGGCTCCAGGCCAGGTCGATGCCCCACCACTGCCGCTGGCCCCAGCGCCACCACAGCGGTGCCTGCCCCTCCAGCGCCATCGCTGGCGCTGTCGCCGCATTGCGCTCCGGCGTCACCCAGCCGGTCGGATCCAGCCGCTGCCAGCCCTCGCCATCGAGCCACACCTCACTCCAGGCATGGGCTTCCGCCTGGCGGATGTCGAGGTAGGGCTCACCGCCGAAGGGCTGCACCCAGGTGCCGCCCTTGTATCCACTCACCACCCGGGCCGGCACGCCCGCAGCCCGCAGCAGGGCCGTGGCGGCGCTGGCGTAATGGCCGCAGAAGCCCTGCTGCCGCTCGAACAGGAAGGTGTCGAGACCAGCGCGCCGCGGCAGGGTGCCCGGGCTGCGGGTGTAGCGGAAGGGCTGGCTGCGGAACCAGGCCTCGGCGGCGGCCAGGCGCTGGCGGGGTTCCGGCAGTCGGGCCCACTGGTACCCCAGGGCCTCGAGCCTCGGATTGGCCCCCTTCGGCAGGGCCAGGTCGATCAGGGAAGGGGGTCTCTGCTGCCAGGGGCTGTCCTGCTCCTCGCTGATCAGTTGGTAATGGCGCCGTTCCCGTGGCGGGCGCTTCAGCAGCAGTTCACCATCGAAGCGCAGGCGCAGGTCGTCGCTGCGGGGCTGGGCCCGCCCGTCCCAGGGCACCGCCTCAAACCGGCTCGGTTCCACCAGCCAGAGCTGGCGCGCCCTGGCGTCAGCCGGAGCGGCGCCCTTCTCCACCGGGGCCATCAAGGCTGGGGCCATGCGCAGCTCACGCCGCTGCCAGCTCTGGCCATCGAACCAGTCATGCACCAGCACCCGCCAGTAACGCTCGCTCTCCGGCGGGACCCGGTTGTCGCTGAAGGCCACCCGTGCCGCCGGCGCCGCACTGCTGGCCAGGGAGGCGATGCCGCCCGGATCCAGCCTGTCGCTCAGGCCGGTCACGGCGGCGGCGCCCCATCCTTGG
Coding sequences within it:
- a CDS encoding DUF3488 and transglutaminase-like domain-containing protein; this encodes MSQPLSPAATSAMVLPPKRLQWVVTGLLAIGLTGLDPGLPLSWPTIILVAMAALKLREARSRAERRLVALLQLVGAGLLGAQQPDLLPSALQLAIALLALAGLLGLELELSLSWRQLLRRSAQVLAAALPMALVLFLLVPRIGPLWTLPQGWGAAAVTGLSDRLDPGGIASLASSAAPAARVAFSDNRVPPESERYWRVLVHDWFDGQSWQRRELRMAPALMAPVEKGAAPADARARQLWLVEPSRFEAVPWDGRAQPRSDDLRLRFDGELLLKRPPRERRHYQLISEEQDSPWQQRPPSLIDLALPKGANPRLEALGYQWARLPEPRQRLAAAEAWFRSQPFRYTRSPGTLPRRAGLDTFLFERQQGFCGHYASAATALLRAAGVPARVVSGYKGGTWVQPFGGEPYLDIRQAEAHAWSEVWLDGEGWQRLDPTGWVTPERNAATAPAMALEGQAPLWWRWGQRQWWGIDLAWSRWWLGFDREGQEALLDTLLGRQRQWLGVLLLAGLGLALTLSLAALRWTQRLRDRGPQTDRHRRELERCLAALQSAGLKPHGSEPLEQFCRRAGRREPRLSNVLQELSHHYTRARFQWLSPTEMQRTLKHLRQCRQEIRRICSSFSTKPSIPGHPSSPGRTS